From Streptomyces sp. 6-11-2, one genomic window encodes:
- a CDS encoding SURF1 family protein — MYRFLLTRQWVILTIVAIALIPTMIRLGFWQLHRHEHKVALNKVIAESLAAQPVPAESLTSPGATVKHADLYRRVTAKGHFDTADEEVVRRRTNDDGDVGYHVLTPFVLEDGRILLVNRGWVPADASQTAFPAIPAPPRGEITVTGRLMPDETTAASGIKDVKGLPDRQVMLISSTQQAERLGKQVLGGYVQLTSPAPQGGSPQLLPDPEHGDIGPHLAYAIQWWLFTAGVPVGWVVLLRREARERAQAAVKEATPEAEPAAV, encoded by the coding sequence GTGTACCGCTTCCTGTTGACCCGCCAGTGGGTGATCCTCACCATCGTCGCGATCGCGCTGATCCCGACGATGATCCGGCTGGGTTTCTGGCAGTTGCACCGCCATGAGCACAAGGTCGCGCTGAACAAGGTGATCGCCGAGTCGCTGGCCGCGCAGCCGGTGCCGGCCGAGTCGCTGACCTCACCCGGCGCGACCGTGAAGCACGCCGACCTGTACCGCAGGGTCACCGCCAAGGGGCACTTCGACACCGCGGACGAGGAGGTCGTGCGCCGCCGCACCAACGACGACGGCGATGTCGGCTACCACGTGCTGACCCCCTTCGTCCTCGAGGACGGCAGGATCCTCCTGGTCAACCGGGGCTGGGTCCCCGCGGACGCCTCGCAGACGGCGTTCCCGGCGATCCCGGCGCCCCCGCGCGGAGAGATCACCGTCACCGGCCGGCTGATGCCCGACGAGACGACCGCGGCGAGCGGCATCAAGGACGTCAAGGGCCTGCCCGACCGCCAGGTGATGCTGATCAGCAGCACGCAGCAGGCCGAGCGGCTCGGGAAGCAGGTCCTCGGCGGCTACGTCCAGCTGACCTCGCCCGCGCCCCAGGGCGGCAGCCCTCAACTGCTGCCCGATCCGGAGCACGGCGACATCGGCCCGCACCTGGCGTACGCCATCCAGTGGTGGCTGTTCACGGCGGGCGTCCCGGTCGGCTGGGTGGTCCTGCTGCGCCGCGAGGCGCGTGAGCGCGCGCAGGCGGCGGTGAAGGAGGCGACGCCGGAGGCGGAACCCGCGGCGGTGTAG